Proteins co-encoded in one Gossypium arboreum isolate Shixiya-1 chromosome 11, ASM2569848v2, whole genome shotgun sequence genomic window:
- the LOC128283913 gene encoding uncharacterized protein LOC128283913: MPEFEKYNGITCPEAHITMFCRKMTGYVNNDQLLIHCFQDSLVGAGARWYNQLSRARINSWRDLAQAFMQQYNHVTDVTPDRITLQNMEKKPNENFRQYTQRWREVVLQVQQPLLEKGTTMLFINTLKAPFITHMIGSTTKSFADIVMAGEMIENAIRGGKIEGEAAKRSAPRRKDNEVNNTSSFNSKAVTVGQPKAGTVRQQSSQGQESGTRHERMQFTPIPPPYPKWYDANARCKYHAGISGHSIENCIGFKKAVERLIKMGVVKFDSTPNTENPLQNHDDQGVNAIGKASKRRMKENVADVRMPMKVIWEEMMKRGMITSRREREKKGNYCEFHGEEGHETQNCDEFRALVQGFIDNKELQIFEGSSYKREVSVLEDEQKGTSWLRIIISLPGNNEVGTPAVPKVIIHKPTPFPYKDSKRVPWSYDCSVTMPEEENIASASKNVQVEGSHTRSGKRYDTGASEWSPQKQKVSRLRRRKRPKYPSMSR, encoded by the exons ATGCCGGAGTTCGAGAAGTACAATGGTATTACTTGCCCAGAGGCCCATATCACGATGTTTTGTAGAAAGATGACCGGGTACGTAAACAATGATCAGCTGTTGATCCATTGTTTCCAAGACAGTTTAGTGGGAGCAGGAGccaggtggtacaatcagttgagccgagCTAGAATAAATTCATGGAGGGATCTTGCGCAAGCCTTCATGCAGCAGTACAATCATGTGACTGACGTGACTCCTGATAGGATCACTctgcaaaacatggagaagaagCCTAATGAGAATTTTAGGCAATATACGCAGAGGTGGAGAGAGGTGGTATTGCAGGTTCAACAACCACTGCTGGAGAAGGGGACCACCATGTTATTCATCAACACTCTGAAAGCTCCATTCattactcacatgattggaagcactaCCAAAAGTTTTGCGGACATAGTCATGGcgggagagatgattgagaatgccataagaggTGGAAAAATTGAAGGGGAAGCGGccaaaagatcggccccaagaaGAAAAGATAACGAGGTGAACAACACAAGTAGCTTCAACTCGAAGGCAgtcacagttggtcaacccaaagcagGCACGGTTAGGCAACAAAGTTCTCAAGGACAAGAATCTGGTACAAGGCACGAGAGGATGCAATTCACacctatccct CCTccatatcctaaatggtatgatgcaaacgcCAGATGCAAATACCACGCTGGAATATCGGGGCACTCAATTGAAAATTGTATCGGATTCAAGAAGGCCGTGGAGAGATTgatcaagatgggggttgtgaaatttgatagTACCCCAAATACTGAAAACCCTTTGCAAAATCATGAcgatcaaggagtgaatgccattggcAAAGCTAGTAAGAGAAGGATGAAGGAAAATGTTGCTGATGTGAGAATGCCTATGAAAGTGATTTGGGAGGAGATGATGAAGAGAGGGATGATAACCTCTAggagagaaagagaaaaaaagggaAACTACTGTGAGTTTCATGGAGAAGAGGGTCATGAGACCCAAAATTGTGACGAATTCAGAGCCTTGGTGCAAGGCTTTATAGATAATAAAGAGCTACAAATTTTTGAAGGTAGCTCTTATAAAAGAGAAGTAAGTGTgctagaagatgaacaaaaaggaACCAGCTGGCTAAGGATTATTATCTCCCTGCCAGGGAATAACGAAGTGGGGACACCAGCAGTGCCCAAAGTCATTATCCATAAGCctactcctttcccttacaaagaTAGCAAGAGAGTACCATGGAGTTATGACTGTAGTGTAACAATGCCGGAGGAAGAAAATATAGCTAGCGCATCTAAAAACGTGCAAGTTGAAGGTTCCCACACGCGgagtgggaagcgttatgataCGGGGGCGTCAGAGTGGAGCCCACAAAAACAAAAGGTGTCGAGGTTGAGAAGGAGAAAGAGACCGAAGTACCCATCAATGAGCCGGTGA